The Tumebacillus amylolyticus genome window below encodes:
- a CDS encoding MBL fold metallo-hydrolase yields MKDFHQSPNFREGKFVNLIPTDMNTGFKDTVSMLKDFLKPHPNRKPTTPIAVESVGLAPNRDLKQTKVTWLGHSALLLEVDGKTLLLDPMLGATPSPVPPFGGKRYSKEAPLKIEDLPPIDAVLLSHDHYDHLDTPSIKKLKDKVRKFFVPLGVGSHLVRWGVDPAKIKEHDWWDETEFAGLKLVCTPARHFSGRSLTDRNTTLWASWVILGEQSKIYFSGDSGYGPHFQEIGEKLGPFDLTFMECGQYDERWSTIHMMPEQTVQAHLDVKGNLLIPIHWAAFTLAFHSWTDPIERVTQAAREHGVSISTPRIGETVHLGAAEYPTSTWWKEQS; encoded by the coding sequence ATGAAGGACTTTCACCAATCCCCGAACTTTCGCGAAGGCAAATTCGTCAACCTGATCCCGACCGATATGAACACGGGGTTCAAAGATACCGTTTCGATGTTGAAGGACTTTCTCAAGCCGCATCCCAATCGCAAGCCTACAACCCCGATTGCAGTCGAGTCGGTGGGTCTCGCTCCGAACCGCGATTTGAAACAGACCAAAGTCACATGGCTCGGGCACTCCGCGTTGCTTCTGGAAGTGGACGGCAAAACGCTGTTGCTCGACCCGATGTTGGGGGCGACGCCATCGCCCGTGCCGCCATTTGGAGGCAAGCGGTACAGCAAGGAAGCCCCGCTCAAAATCGAAGACCTCCCGCCGATTGATGCCGTGCTGCTTTCCCACGACCATTATGACCATCTCGATACGCCCTCGATTAAAAAGCTCAAGGACAAAGTCCGGAAGTTCTTCGTCCCGCTCGGTGTGGGAAGTCATCTGGTCCGCTGGGGCGTCGATCCAGCGAAAATCAAGGAACACGACTGGTGGGACGAAACGGAATTCGCCGGGTTGAAACTTGTCTGCACGCCGGCGCGGCACTTTTCCGGCAGAAGTTTGACCGACCGCAATACGACATTGTGGGCTTCGTGGGTGATTCTCGGCGAGCAGAGCAAGATCTATTTCAGTGGAGACAGCGGGTACGGTCCGCATTTTCAAGAGATCGGTGAGAAGTTGGGGCCGTTTGATCTGACGTTTATGGAATGCGGTCAATACGACGAGCGCTGGTCGACCATTCACATGATGCCGGAACAGACGGTGCAAGCGCACTTGGATGTAAAAGGGAACCTGTTGATTCCCATCCATTGGGCGGCGTTCACGTTGGCGTTCCATTCGTGGACCGACCCGATTGAACGCGTCACCCAAGCGGCACGAGAGCACGGCGTCTCGATCTCCACGCCGCGAATCGGGGAGACCGTCCACCTCGGTGCGGCGGAGTACCCCACTTCCACATGGTGGAAGGAACAGTCCTGA
- a CDS encoding TerC family protein: METFILDLLKLILINIVLSGDNAVVIALACRNLPQELQKKAVFWGSFGAIGLRIVLTFLAVWLLEIPFVQIAGGLMLLFIAYKLLAGDEDGDNLKSGSSMREAVKTIIIADLIMSLDNVVAVAGAANGNFLIILIGLAISIPLIIWGSQLLMTLMNRFPIIALLGAGLLGYTAGEMILGDDAIATKIEASFPVAHYVLPIVLAVLVMVVGKMAGNRAEKGQVAAETAATKEEE, from the coding sequence TTGGAAACTTTCATCCTCGATCTGTTAAAACTTATCCTCATCAACATCGTGTTGAGTGGAGATAACGCGGTCGTGATTGCGTTGGCTTGTCGCAATCTGCCGCAAGAATTGCAGAAAAAAGCGGTATTCTGGGGCAGTTTCGGTGCCATCGGTTTGCGGATCGTCCTGACGTTCTTGGCGGTCTGGTTGCTTGAAATTCCGTTTGTACAAATTGCAGGCGGCTTGATGCTTCTGTTCATTGCATACAAATTGCTCGCAGGTGACGAGGATGGAGACAACCTGAAATCGGGTAGCTCGATGCGTGAAGCGGTGAAAACCATCATCATCGCCGACCTGATCATGAGTCTCGACAACGTCGTCGCGGTCGCGGGCGCTGCGAACGGCAACTTCCTCATCATCCTCATCGGTTTGGCGATCTCCATCCCGCTGATTATCTGGGGCAGTCAACTTCTGATGACCCTCATGAACCGTTTCCCGATCATCGCACTGCTTGGCGCGGGCTTGCTCGGCTACACGGCGGGCGAGATGATCCTCGGCGACGACGCGATTGCAACCAAAATCGAAGCGTCGTTCCCGGTGGCGCACTATGTGCTCCCGATTGTCCTGGCTGTGCTGGTCATGGTCGTGGGCAAGATGGCCGGCAACCGTGCGGAAAAAGGACAAGTTGCAGCAGAGACAGCGGCAACCAAAGAAGAAGAATAG
- a CDS encoding alpha/beta hydrolase family protein encodes MERMPLDGTIVSRKSMLVHEEYRDQVTVERILYLVDGLKVVGFLAKPLAARVGQKFPVMIYNRGGFRSFSKIKDEALRRIAGYAARGYVVLATQYRGNDGGQGRDEYGGVDLKDVVALSWLAESLSEADVERMVMFGHSRGGMMTYLCIRHGMKLLAAAVTSAPTDLARRPLPHALEQLYGDLFGEPEENPTAYEERSALRWVEELRVPLLIQAGGVDKRVFPEESMELVERLQELGYEHKFILYPEGDHHLETVKEARDEAIFAWFEKYV; translated from the coding sequence ATGGAGCGGATGCCTTTGGATGGGACGATTGTATCTCGAAAATCGATGCTCGTCCATGAAGAGTATCGTGACCAAGTGACGGTCGAACGAATCCTCTATCTCGTGGACGGGTTGAAGGTGGTTGGATTTCTTGCAAAGCCGTTGGCGGCACGTGTGGGTCAGAAGTTTCCCGTGATGATCTACAACCGGGGCGGGTTTCGGTCGTTTAGCAAGATCAAGGACGAGGCCTTGCGTCGAATCGCCGGGTATGCGGCGCGCGGGTATGTCGTGCTGGCGACACAGTATCGCGGCAATGACGGCGGGCAGGGGCGCGATGAATATGGCGGAGTGGATTTGAAGGATGTAGTTGCGCTCTCGTGGCTGGCAGAGAGCCTGTCAGAGGCGGATGTGGAGCGGATGGTGATGTTTGGACATTCGCGGGGTGGGATGATGACGTATCTGTGCATTCGGCACGGGATGAAGCTGCTGGCGGCCGCTGTGACGAGCGCACCGACAGACTTGGCTCGCAGGCCGTTGCCTCATGCGTTGGAGCAGTTGTACGGAGATTTGTTCGGAGAGCCGGAGGAGAATCCCACTGCGTATGAGGAGAGGTCGGCGTTGCGATGGGTGGAGGAATTGCGGGTGCCGCTGTTGATCCAAGCGGGCGGCGTGGACAAGCGAGTTTTTCCGGAGGAGTCTATGGAGTTGGTGGAGCGATTGCAGGAACTGGGGTACGAGCACAAATTCATCCTCTATCCAGAAGGCGACCATCATTTAGAGACTGTGAAAGAAGCGCGAGATGAGGCGATTTTTGCTTGGTTTGAGAAGTATGTTTGA
- a CDS encoding TIGR01777 family oxidoreductase codes for MKIAIAGGSGFIGQHLISNWLQNKHEVFLISRSQQPTSDPLLTSVTWKDLEQNPHRLEGVEAIVNLAGESINQRWTEDAKRRILQSRLDTTGQIADFVAKLENKPAVVVNASGMSIYGLSETATFDENSPHIHDHFLSDVVEEWEKAADEISASRIVKVRVGIVLGMDGGAFPKMFMPYRLFVGGKVGNGRQVLSWIHIEDMVRLIDFCIENPEVAGAVNGTAPNPLTNDQFGRIVGRVAGRPHWMPVPSFMMKLLFGELSVLLLEGQRVLPKKVLDHGFQFRYPTLDVAMKQLLGK; via the coding sequence ATGAAAATCGCCATCGCAGGTGGTAGTGGCTTCATTGGACAGCACTTGATCTCAAACTGGCTTCAAAATAAACACGAGGTGTTCCTCATCTCCCGCTCGCAACAACCGACCTCCGACCCCCTGCTGACTTCGGTCACCTGGAAAGACCTCGAACAAAACCCGCACCGTCTCGAAGGAGTCGAGGCCATCGTCAATTTGGCGGGCGAATCGATCAACCAGCGCTGGACGGAGGATGCGAAGCGGCGCATCTTGCAATCGCGTCTGGATACCACAGGACAGATTGCAGACTTCGTCGCCAAGTTGGAGAACAAGCCCGCTGTCGTCGTCAACGCATCCGGCATGTCGATCTACGGGTTGTCCGAAACGGCGACGTTCGATGAAAACTCCCCGCACATCCACGACCACTTCCTCTCCGATGTCGTCGAAGAATGGGAAAAAGCCGCCGATGAAATCTCGGCTTCCCGCATCGTGAAAGTGCGCGTCGGCATCGTCCTCGGGATGGACGGCGGTGCTTTTCCCAAAATGTTCATGCCTTATCGCCTATTCGTCGGCGGCAAAGTCGGCAACGGTCGTCAAGTGTTGTCGTGGATTCACATCGAGGACATGGTGCGCCTGATCGACTTTTGCATCGAGAACCCCGAGGTGGCAGGCGCGGTGAACGGTACAGCACCCAACCCCCTGACCAACGACCAATTCGGACGGATCGTGGGCCGTGTGGCAGGAAGACCGCATTGGATGCCGGTACCGTCCTTTATGATGAAGCTCCTGTTCGGGGAGCTGTCCGTTCTGTTGTTGGAAGGGCAACGCGTCTTGCCCAAAAAAGTCCTCGACCACGGTTTTCAATTCCGTTATCCAACTTTGGATGTCGCGATGAAACAATTGCTCGGGAAATGA
- a CDS encoding response regulator, with protein sequence MNVLIVEDDLRIAEINRRFVEKVPGYKVIGIATDQAQAQEQLEILRPDLVMLDIFFPDMNGLDLLRYIKEHHRETDVIMITASKEVGTVEDALRSGVFDFIVKPLVFERFQKTLLRFQEYRGKLDRLKTERVQIEQEEIDRLLHSQGEKKDSYLPKGIDTLTLEKITGVIAAERVGLTAEAVGRQIGVSRSTARRYLEFLVSKDQVTADLSYGDVGRPERVYRGVYSG encoded by the coding sequence ATGAACGTACTGATCGTAGAGGACGACCTGCGCATCGCAGAGATCAACAGACGATTTGTTGAAAAAGTACCGGGATACAAAGTGATCGGAATTGCCACCGACCAAGCGCAGGCGCAGGAGCAACTTGAGATCTTGCGGCCTGATCTGGTGATGTTGGATATTTTTTTCCCGGATATGAACGGGTTGGATCTGTTGCGGTATATCAAGGAACACCATCGGGAGACGGATGTGATCATGATTACGGCGTCGAAGGAAGTCGGCACGGTGGAAGACGCGCTGCGCAGCGGAGTTTTTGACTTCATCGTGAAGCCGTTGGTGTTTGAGCGGTTTCAGAAGACCTTGCTGCGCTTCCAAGAGTATCGCGGGAAGTTGGATCGTTTGAAAACGGAGCGCGTTCAGATCGAGCAAGAGGAGATCGACCGCCTGCTCCACAGCCAAGGGGAGAAAAAGGACTCCTACCTGCCCAAAGGCATCGACACCCTGACGCTCGAAAAAATCACCGGCGTCATCGCCGCGGAACGAGTCGGCCTCACCGCCGAAGCGGTCGGCCGCCAGATCGGCGTCTCACGCTCCACCGCCCGCCGCTACCTCGAATTCCTCGTCTCCAAAGACCAAGTCACCGCCGACCTGTCCTACGGCGATGTCGGCAGGCCCGAACGGGTCTACCGAGGAGTTTACTCGGGCTAG
- a CDS encoding Bug family tripartite tricarboxylate transporter substrate binding protein has product MKTKQKWAVALLTGVMALSLTACADKTSSNGGDSKASNYPEKPIVMVAPSGAGGGWDKTARSVTKVLGEAKLVDQTMTVENKPGGGGTVFMADYATAEKKNDYRLFVSSPPILINNLKKEGYTPYGYKNTTPLAQLTRDYGAIVVKADSKYTDLKSLVDALKADPSKITIAGGSAPGSMDHLVAVLPAFKSGVDPKKVKYVSYDGGGEAIAALLGGNADAIGTDASSVGEYLKAGKVKVLAVAAPQRLGGDLKDIPTMKEQGVDAEFLIWRGVFGPQDMSDAAKKFWNDKLKALSDSPEWKKELQVNGWESDYKNADDFKAYLAKQEVEVKDMLTALGMAK; this is encoded by the coding sequence ATGAAAACCAAACAAAAATGGGCGGTTGCCCTGCTGACCGGCGTCATGGCGCTGAGCTTGACCGCTTGTGCAGACAAAACATCCTCGAACGGCGGCGATAGCAAAGCAAGCAACTACCCGGAGAAGCCGATCGTCATGGTCGCACCGTCCGGCGCAGGCGGAGGCTGGGACAAAACGGCTCGCTCCGTCACCAAAGTGCTCGGCGAAGCGAAACTGGTCGACCAAACGATGACGGTTGAAAACAAACCGGGCGGCGGCGGCACCGTGTTCATGGCGGACTATGCAACGGCCGAGAAGAAAAACGACTACCGACTGTTCGTTTCCTCTCCGCCGATCTTGATCAACAACCTCAAGAAGGAAGGCTACACCCCGTACGGCTACAAAAACACCACCCCGCTTGCCCAACTCACCCGTGACTACGGTGCAATCGTCGTGAAAGCGGATTCGAAATACACCGACTTGAAATCGCTGGTAGACGCGCTGAAAGCTGACCCGTCCAAGATCACCATCGCCGGCGGCTCTGCTCCGGGTTCGATGGACCACCTCGTCGCGGTCCTGCCTGCTTTCAAATCGGGCGTTGACCCCAAGAAAGTCAAGTATGTGTCCTACGACGGCGGCGGTGAAGCGATCGCAGCTCTGCTTGGCGGCAATGCCGATGCAATCGGCACCGATGCTTCCTCGGTCGGCGAGTACCTCAAAGCAGGCAAAGTCAAAGTTCTGGCTGTCGCAGCTCCGCAACGCCTCGGCGGTGACCTGAAAGACATCCCGACGATGAAAGAACAAGGCGTGGACGCAGAATTCCTGATCTGGCGCGGCGTGTTCGGCCCGCAAGACATGTCTGACGCAGCCAAGAAATTCTGGAATGACAAACTGAAAGCCCTGTCCGACTCCCCGGAATGGAAAAAAGAACTGCAAGTCAACGGCTGGGAATCCGACTACAAAAATGCAGACGACTTCAAAGCCTACCTTGCTAAGCAAGAAGTCGAAGTCAAAGACATGCTGACCGCACTCGGCATGGCGAAATAA
- a CDS encoding tripartite tricarboxylate transporter TctB family protein: MNKTFDRYASLVSLILAVAFIVGSQSIADSAYGSNVGPDIFPLGLGIVFGLLSLRLFYETFKYPKQEGESKEKLDYKRFGIIFVTAVLYAYFLEEIGYIIGTFVFLLIGFQTMQKGKWLSSVLISALFSYGVYFIFVQILQGTLPGWPVWLGL, encoded by the coding sequence ATGAACAAAACATTCGACCGCTACGCAAGTCTCGTCTCTCTGATCCTCGCGGTGGCGTTCATCGTCGGGAGTCAGAGCATCGCGGACAGTGCGTACGGGAGCAACGTCGGCCCGGACATTTTCCCGCTGGGTCTGGGGATCGTCTTCGGCTTGCTCTCCCTGCGCCTGTTCTATGAAACCTTCAAGTACCCCAAGCAAGAAGGGGAGTCCAAGGAAAAGCTGGACTACAAACGCTTCGGGATCATTTTTGTCACCGCCGTACTCTACGCCTATTTCTTAGAAGAAATCGGATATATCATCGGCACGTTCGTGTTTCTCCTGATCGGGTTCCAGACGATGCAAAAAGGCAAGTGGCTCTCGTCGGTGCTCATCTCGGCCCTGTTTTCCTACGGGGTGTACTTCATCTTCGTTCAAATTCTGCAAGGTACCCTGCCAGGCTGGCCCGTCTGGCTGGGGTTGTAA
- a CDS encoding tripartite tricarboxylate transporter permease, whose product MDVMQYLLNGFATAFEWHNLVFAFVGVLIGTAVGVLPGIGPMSGVALLIPVTASLTSGLGQEAAATSSIILLAGVYYGAMYGGSTTSILLNTPGESSSVVTALDGYQMAKQGRAGAALSIAAIGSFVAGVVSLIALVLLAQPLSEVALKFGPAEYFSLMILGLCAVSGLAGKSMTKALMMTVFGLMLGTIGIDNVSGVGRFTYDIPQLYQGLEFLTIAVGLFALGEVFKTILEREQNGGDMAKITRILPTKQDMKESAGPIARGSLLGFFIGILPGAGATLASFFAYIMEKKLSKNPEKFGKGAIAGVASPESANNAASGGAMIPLLTMGIPGSGTTAILMGALIMYNVQPGPLLFEEHPQVAWGLIASMFIGNLMLLALNMPLVKVFAKIIQMPPKYLIPMIVAISVFGVYAVQTNTFDLMLLMGFGVAGYFLLKNDFPLAPLVLGLVLGPMIENNMRRALTASNGDFMIFLQKPVSLVFLIIAVLWITVPLLLKLRGKKVLVNEEG is encoded by the coding sequence ATGGATGTGATGCAGTATTTACTGAACGGTTTTGCCACGGCGTTTGAATGGCACAATCTCGTCTTCGCGTTCGTCGGCGTTTTGATCGGAACTGCGGTCGGCGTGCTGCCGGGCATCGGCCCAATGAGCGGCGTGGCGCTTTTGATTCCGGTCACGGCGTCGCTGACCAGCGGGCTTGGCCAAGAAGCGGCGGCGACCTCCTCGATTATTTTGCTGGCAGGGGTGTACTACGGGGCGATGTACGGCGGCTCCACCACTTCGATTTTGCTGAATACGCCGGGGGAGTCTTCCTCTGTGGTAACTGCACTCGACGGCTACCAGATGGCCAAGCAAGGCCGTGCCGGTGCCGCGCTGTCGATTGCCGCCATCGGTTCGTTCGTAGCGGGCGTCGTCTCGCTGATCGCATTGGTTCTCTTGGCGCAACCTTTGTCCGAAGTCGCGCTCAAGTTCGGCCCCGCTGAGTACTTCTCGCTGATGATCCTCGGTCTCTGTGCCGTCTCAGGTTTGGCGGGCAAGTCGATGACGAAAGCGCTGATGATGACCGTTTTCGGCCTCATGCTTGGCACGATTGGGATCGACAACGTCTCGGGCGTCGGTCGCTTCACGTATGACATTCCGCAACTCTATCAAGGTCTGGAATTCTTGACCATCGCGGTCGGTCTGTTCGCACTGGGCGAAGTCTTCAAGACGATCCTTGAACGCGAGCAAAATGGCGGCGATATGGCGAAGATCACCCGCATCCTCCCGACCAAGCAAGACATGAAGGAAAGTGCGGGCCCGATCGCTCGCGGCTCTCTGCTTGGCTTCTTCATCGGCATCTTGCCGGGTGCCGGCGCAACGCTCGCTTCGTTCTTCGCGTACATCATGGAGAAAAAACTCTCCAAGAACCCGGAGAAGTTCGGCAAAGGCGCGATCGCAGGCGTCGCTTCTCCTGAATCGGCAAACAACGCAGCGTCTGGCGGGGCGATGATTCCGCTCTTGACGATGGGGATTCCGGGCTCGGGCACCACGGCGATTCTCATGGGGGCGTTGATCATGTACAACGTCCAGCCGGGTCCCTTGCTGTTCGAAGAGCATCCCCAAGTGGCGTGGGGCTTGATCGCGTCGATGTTCATCGGCAACTTGATGTTGCTTGCGTTGAACATGCCGTTGGTCAAAGTATTCGCCAAGATCATTCAGATGCCGCCGAAGTACCTGATTCCGATGATCGTCGCGATTTCTGTCTTCGGGGTCTATGCGGTTCAAACCAACACGTTCGACCTGATGCTGTTGATGGGGTTCGGGGTCGCCGGCTACTTCCTTTTGAAAAACGACTTCCCGCTCGCTCCGCTCGTCTTGGGCCTCGTCCTCGGCCCGATGATCGAAAACAACATGCGCCGTGCCTTGACCGCTTCCAACGGCGACTTCATGATCTTCTTGCAAAAACCGGTCTCCTTGGTGTTCCTGATCATCGCAGTTTTGTGGATCACCGTCCCGCTTTTGCTGAAGTTGCGCGGCAAAAAAGTATTGGTCAACGAAGAAGGTTAA
- a CDS encoding ATP-binding cassette domain-containing protein yields MIKVENLSKSFGKLEVLHDISVEVGKGEVVAIIGPSGSGKSTLLRCLNLLEVPSAGHVYIKGEEITDPKANTMKIRQEIGMVFQHFHLFPNMTVLDNVAYAPINVKKVPKEQARKQALELLTRVGLADKADVYPSRLSGGQKQRVAIARSLAMEPEILLFDEPTSALDPEMVKEVLAVMKSLAHTGITMAIVTHEMGFAREVADRILFLDGGRIVEDATPEAFFSQPKSERARTFLEKML; encoded by the coding sequence GTGATTAAAGTGGAAAACCTCTCGAAGTCGTTTGGCAAACTGGAAGTCCTGCACGACATCTCCGTCGAAGTGGGCAAGGGAGAAGTCGTCGCGATCATCGGCCCGTCCGGGTCGGGGAAATCGACGTTGCTTCGCTGCTTGAACCTGTTGGAAGTGCCGAGCGCGGGACATGTCTACATCAAGGGCGAGGAAATCACCGATCCCAAAGCAAACACGATGAAGATTCGCCAAGAGATCGGCATGGTGTTTCAGCACTTCCACCTGTTCCCGAACATGACGGTGCTGGACAACGTCGCCTACGCACCGATCAACGTGAAAAAGGTTCCGAAGGAGCAAGCGCGCAAACAAGCGCTGGAGTTGCTGACCCGCGTGGGTCTTGCCGATAAAGCGGACGTGTATCCGTCGAGACTGTCGGGTGGGCAGAAGCAACGGGTTGCGATTGCGCGCAGTCTTGCGATGGAGCCGGAGATTCTGCTGTTCGACGAGCCGACGTCGGCACTCGATCCCGAAATGGTGAAGGAAGTGCTCGCCGTCATGAAATCTCTGGCGCACACGGGGATCACGATGGCGATCGTCACCCACGAGATGGGGTTCGCCCGCGAAGTGGCGGATCGAATCCTGTTCCTCGACGGGGGCCGGATTGTAGAAGACGCAACCCCGGAAGCGTTTTTCTCGCAACCGAAAAGCGAACGGGCCAGGACGTTTTTGGAGAAGATGCTGTAA
- a CDS encoding amino acid ABC transporter permease: MNLDFSKIVPSIPFILSGIGVTMEYMLLSALFGLIWGVILSLFKISNNKALNGFAMVYTSIFRGTPLIVMLALIHYATPQLTGYRIEAIQSGVITFALNSAAYISETIRGGIMSVDKGQREAAMALGIPYRKAMWDIILPQAIKNILPAMVNEGIALLKDTALISTIGALDLLRRGNLVAAEKYIYFEPLLFVAVIYYTMVMILTGGAKVLERRLRRSD, from the coding sequence ATGAATTTGGACTTTAGCAAAATCGTGCCCTCGATCCCGTTTATCTTGAGCGGGATCGGGGTCACGATGGAATACATGCTCCTGTCCGCGTTGTTCGGCTTGATCTGGGGCGTGATTCTCTCACTGTTTAAGATCTCAAACAACAAAGCGTTGAACGGATTCGCGATGGTGTACACGTCGATTTTTCGCGGTACGCCGTTGATCGTCATGTTGGCGCTGATTCATTATGCAACACCGCAGTTGACCGGGTATCGAATTGAAGCGATTCAGTCCGGCGTCATCACGTTCGCCCTGAACTCGGCGGCGTACATTTCGGAGACGATCCGAGGCGGCATCATGTCGGTCGACAAAGGCCAGCGTGAAGCGGCGATGGCGTTAGGAATTCCGTACCGCAAAGCGATGTGGGACATCATCCTCCCGCAAGCGATCAAGAACATTCTCCCGGCGATGGTCAACGAAGGCATCGCGCTGTTAAAAGACACCGCGCTGATCTCGACCATCGGCGCACTCGACCTCTTGCGCCGCGGGAACTTGGTGGCGGCAGAAAAGTACATTTACTTTGAACCGCTGCTGTTCGTGGCGGTGATCTACTACACGATGGTCATGATCTTGACCGGCGGAGCGAAAGTGTTGGAAAGGAGATTGCGTCGCAGTGATTAA
- a CDS encoding ATP-binding protein: protein MRLQTKLILLICSLIFVIISIFGIYLEHMETQIMKNEIGTRALAVAETVAQIPEIKNAFDDPEPWIVIQPIVEEIRVKTDAEYIVVGNREGIRFSHPVPDRIGKEMVGGDNGPVLQGHSIISEAVGSLGPSLRGKAPIFGAQGQVIGIVSVGMMQEDIAARTAPYQKKIIWLIQLSFGIGVIGALLISTGVKRAILGLEPREIGRLYREKQAVLESIREGIIAVNQAGNVTMVNQTAARMFGFAEGGEVVGSYILDVLPGSRLLEVVQSGQSEYDQEMIGVDDALIVNRVPVVDHRGHVIGAVASFRSKTELYKVTEELSQVKRYAESLRAQTHEFSNKLYMISGLIQLESYQEALELITRESDVHQNLVQFIMQQVPDPMIGGLLIGKFNRAQELKVELKLDPHSSFVDVPLSLDRSHFVTILGNLLENAMEAVLGEESTEKQVRVLLTDLGDDCILEVEDTGPGVPEAVLASMFDVGVSTKAEQHRGFGLALVKRAVEQLGGYITYTALQPRGSLFTVAIPKRKAGRGDGA from the coding sequence CTGCGCTTGCAAACCAAACTGATACTTCTGATCTGTTCCCTGATCTTTGTCATTATCAGTATTTTTGGAATTTATCTCGAACATATGGAAACACAAATTATGAAAAACGAGATCGGGACGCGGGCGCTCGCCGTTGCTGAAACGGTCGCTCAAATTCCCGAGATCAAAAACGCGTTCGACGACCCCGAACCGTGGATTGTGATTCAACCGATTGTCGAGGAAATTCGCGTCAAGACGGACGCCGAGTACATCGTGGTCGGCAATCGCGAAGGCATCCGTTTTTCCCATCCTGTTCCGGATCGAATCGGCAAAGAGATGGTCGGCGGTGACAACGGGCCGGTTCTGCAAGGGCATTCGATCATTTCAGAAGCGGTCGGTTCTTTGGGGCCGTCCTTGCGTGGCAAGGCGCCGATCTTCGGGGCACAGGGGCAGGTCATCGGCATCGTGTCCGTGGGGATGATGCAAGAGGACATCGCGGCACGCACAGCTCCGTATCAGAAAAAAATCATCTGGCTGATTCAACTGTCGTTTGGCATCGGCGTCATCGGAGCCCTGCTGATCTCCACGGGGGTGAAACGGGCGATCTTGGGCTTGGAGCCGCGTGAGATCGGGCGGTTGTATCGGGAGAAACAAGCGGTGTTGGAGTCGATTCGCGAAGGCATCATCGCCGTCAACCAAGCGGGCAACGTCACGATGGTCAACCAAACGGCGGCGAGGATGTTCGGTTTTGCCGAGGGCGGGGAAGTCGTGGGGTCGTACATTTTAGATGTGCTGCCGGGTTCGCGTTTGCTGGAAGTGGTGCAGTCGGGACAGTCGGAGTACGACCAAGAAATGATCGGCGTCGATGATGCGCTGATCGTCAATCGAGTGCCGGTTGTGGACCATCGCGGGCACGTCATCGGAGCGGTGGCGAGTTTCCGAAGCAAGACGGAGCTCTACAAAGTGACGGAGGAATTGTCGCAAGTGAAGCGCTACGCCGAATCGTTGCGGGCGCAGACGCATGAGTTTTCCAACAAGCTGTATATGATCTCCGGGCTGATTCAGTTGGAATCGTATCAGGAAGCGTTGGAGTTGATCACACGCGAGTCGGATGTGCATCAGAATCTCGTGCAGTTTATCATGCAACAAGTGCCCGACCCGATGATCGGAGGACTTTTGATCGGCAAATTCAACCGCGCCCAGGAGCTCAAAGTCGAACTGAAACTCGACCCGCACAGTTCGTTTGTGGATGTGCCTTTGAGTTTGGATCGCAGTCATTTCGTGACGATCTTAGGCAACTTGTTGGAGAATGCGATGGAAGCGGTGCTCGGGGAGGAGAGTACGGAGAAGCAAGTGCGGGTGTTGTTGACCGACCTCGGCGATGATTGTATTTTGGAAGTCGAAGATACAGGGCCGGGGGTGCCGGAAGCCGTTCTCGCAAGCATGTTTGACGTGGGAGTTTCCACCAAAGCCGAGCAGCATCGCGGATTCGGGCTTGCTCTGGTCAAGCGGGCGGTGGAACAACTCGGCGGGTATATTACCTATACAGCGTTGCAACCGCGGGGAAGTCTGTTCACAGTTGCGATTCCAAAACGGAAAGCAGGGAGAGGAGACGGAGCATGA